The DNA window TTGAAAGACCACCGGCCGCTGGGTATACCGCCGGAGGTTGAGGCCCAGATAAGGAAAAGATTTGAGATCATTCTGCGTTAGGGTGCAGGAAAGCCGGGATTATGCCATCGATGCCGTCCTCTAGTAATGACGCCAATGCCTCCATCGCCAGCCGCTTTGTCAGTGAGCTGCAGTTCTCAAAACTGCCGGGCAGCGCCGTGCGGATGGTCAAAAGATGCTTGCTCGACTTTCTGGGTGTGGCTCTGGGCAGCGGGCAGATGCCGTCGGTGGCCAGCGGGTTCGGACTCTTGCAGGCCCTGGGCAACTCGGAGGATGCCACCATTATCGGCTGCAATCGCCGTGCGCCGATCCTTGGCGCCGTCTGGGCCAACTCCATGCTGGGCAGTGCCATGGATTTCGAAGACGGGTACTATCCGTCCGTGGGTCATCCCGCCTCGGTTGTTTTCCCGGTGACCCTGGCGGTCGCCGAGCGGGAAGCCAAAACCCCACGGGAATTTCTGACGGCCAGTATCATCGGCTATGAGGTCTGCGCGCGCTGCGGCATGCTGATGACCCGCAGCTACCGGGAGAAGCCGCGCGGATCCGGCGGATCCAGTGTTTACGGTGCAGCTGCGGCCGCCGCCCGGCTGCTGGGACTCAATCAAGAACAGATTCAGATGGCGTTGGGTATTGCCGGAGCCTATATGACTGCCGTTCCCGTGTTGAAGAGCCATGGGGCAGAAGCCATGGTTAAAGGCGGTATCCCCTGGGGGGCGGTTGTGGGGACGGCAGCAGCTTATCTGGCAAGGCAGGGGTTTACGGGGCCGCCGGCCACCATGCAGGATCCCTTCGAATCGGAATATGAGCCCGCGGCCCGCGCGGTCTTGGAAACCCTCGGGCGGGAGTATGAGATTCTCAACGTCTACTTTAAACGCTATCCATCTTGCCGCTGGACCCATGCCGCCCTGGATGCCACCTCCATGATTTTGGCTGAAAACAAAATCGATATTGAGCGCATCGCATCGATCAAGGTCGACACTTTCAAAGAAGCGACTGCTTTGGATACGCGCCGCCCCGTCAGCCTGGAAGGAGTGCAGTTCAGCATTCCTTTTACAATTGCCCTCTTGCTGTCTGAAGGCGAATTCGGCGTCAGACAGATGTCACTGGAGTATCTGGGGAATCCGATCGTTCAGGCTCTGGCGGATAGGGTCCAGCTCGATGTGGACCCCATCCTGGACCGACTTTTTCCCGAGCATCGACCGGCTCGTGTCACCATCACCACAGACCAAGGACTTCGCCTGACCCGTGAAGTTATCGAAGTGCATGGCGAACCGGGAAGTGATTTTGCCGGACAAGGCGTTAAGAACAAATTCCTGGGGCTGGCATCGGAGCGCCTGGGAAGGGCGGAGGCCGAAAAAGTTTATCAGACCGCCTATACTCTGGATTCTTTTTCCACTCTTGACCCTTTGATGGCACTTTTGAAAGGATGAGCGGGGAAATGCCCGAAGTCAAGCACCGGGATCAACCAATCTTGATCGGGGCATCTGGTATCGGCAGTTCAAGGCCGGGAACAACAAAACCATAACAAAGAGGAAGGAGGAAGCAACCATGCAAAAGAAGAAAGTTTTGTTCTCAAAGAAATTGGTTATGGCCCTGGTGATAATGATAATGCTGTCATTTTCTTTCATTCAGGCCCCGGTTGCCGACGGCCAGGTAATGCGCCTGGCCTGTAAGTACGGCGATTCCAGAAGCCTGGATGCTCACCGCGCCACCGGATCGCAGGACCGGCTGGTGGTGGGGCTGGTGTTCAACGGCCTGCTGCGCTATCAACCTGGAAATCTCTCGGCGGATGCCATTGAGCCGGATCTGGCCATTGCCGTGCCGTCACCCAAGATACTGGCCGATGGCCGCCAGCAATGGGTTTTCAAACTGAGACCGGGGGTGATGACCCATCCCTACGACGGCAACCCCGGGTATGAACTGACCTCCGAAGATGTGGTCTACTCGCTTCGGCGAGCCGCTGATCCCAAACGTTCGTCTTTTGCCGTGGATTACAGCGGGATGACGTTTGAGGCCGTAGACAAGTATACCGTGCAGGTTACGGTGGATCAGCCGATTTCTGCCTTTCTATTCCTGCCGAAGTTTGCCAATCGCGGGGGCGGTCTGATTGTCGCCAAAAAGGCCGTGGAGGAAAAAGGCAATGACTGGTTCAAAACCCATCCGGTGGGAACCGGACCTTTTGTTTTTGAGAGATATATTCCAAGGGAAAAGGTGGTTCTGACCAGAAATGCCAGGTACTTCAGGGGCGCTCCAAAGCTGGCCGGTGTCGAGTGGTATTATATGCCCAACGTCAGCAGCCGTGAAATGGCCCTTCAAAAGGGCGAGTTGGATGTGATCGAGGGCCCCAAAGAGCAGGCCTGGGGCGAGAAACTCGCCAAAATGCCGGGAGTCGTAGTGGATTTCATCAACAGCGCTGAAACCATCACCGCGCACTTCAACATGACCGTGAAACCGCTGGACCAACTTAAGGTCAGGCAGGCCATCTGCTATGCCATCAACCGCAAGGAATTCGTGGCGGTTTATGGCCCCGATGTTTCTTCCGAGATATACTCCGTCGTTCCGGTGGGGCGCATGATCGCCGGCTTGACAAAACAAGAGGTCGCAAAAGAAAATCTGGTTTACGACTATAACCTTGCTAAAGCCAAGAAGCTGCTGGCTGAGGCCGGCTACCCCAAGGGATTCAAGCTGGACGTGTTCACCTCGGAAAGTACCACGTACAAAAGAGCTTATGAATTGCTCCAGGCCCAATTGAGAAGAATCGGTATCGACGTGAAACTGTCCGTGGTGGATCACTCCACCTTTCATGCCCGGATCCGGCAGAACCTCAACCCCATTGTATTCTATGCCTGTATGCGACCCAACCCCGATGTCATTCTGACCCAGTTTTACTCATCAGCCGCCATCGTGGTGACGGGTAAGAA is part of the Deltaproteobacteria bacterium genome and encodes:
- a CDS encoding MmgE/PrpD family protein gives rise to the protein MPSMPSSSNDANASIASRFVSELQFSKLPGSAVRMVKRCLLDFLGVALGSGQMPSVASGFGLLQALGNSEDATIIGCNRRAPILGAVWANSMLGSAMDFEDGYYPSVGHPASVVFPVTLAVAEREAKTPREFLTASIIGYEVCARCGMLMTRSYREKPRGSGGSSVYGAAAAAARLLGLNQEQIQMALGIAGAYMTAVPVLKSHGAEAMVKGGIPWGAVVGTAAAYLARQGFTGPPATMQDPFESEYEPAARAVLETLGREYEILNVYFKRYPSCRWTHAALDATSMILAENKIDIERIASIKVDTFKEATALDTRRPVSLEGVQFSIPFTIALLLSEGEFGVRQMSLEYLGNPIVQALADRVQLDVDPILDRLFPEHRPARVTITTDQGLRLTREVIEVHGEPGSDFAGQGVKNKFLGLASERLGRAEAEKVYQTAYTLDSFSTLDPLMALLKG
- a CDS encoding polyamine ABC transporter substrate-binding protein, which gives rise to MQKKKVLFSKKLVMALVIMIMLSFSFIQAPVADGQVMRLACKYGDSRSLDAHRATGSQDRLVVGLVFNGLLRYQPGNLSADAIEPDLAIAVPSPKILADGRQQWVFKLRPGVMTHPYDGNPGYELTSEDVVYSLRRAADPKRSSFAVDYSGMTFEAVDKYTVQVTVDQPISAFLFLPKFANRGGGLIVAKKAVEEKGNDWFKTHPVGTGPFVFERYIPREKVVLTRNARYFRGAPKLAGVEWYYMPNVSSREMALQKGELDVIEGPKEQAWGEKLAKMPGVVVDFINSAETITAHFNMTVKPLDQLKVRQAICYAINRKEFVAVYGPDVSSEIYSVVPVGRMIAGLTKQEVAKENLVYDYNLAKAKKLLAEAGYPKGFKLDVFTSESTTYKRAYELLQAQLRRIGIDVKLSVVDHSTFHARIRQNLNPIVFYACMRPNPDVILTQFYSSAAIVVTGKKAKTNFSHIGGVDADGDGKIDSVDDLIVKARLASDPNQQVALWKEAQLELLRKAVSYPVITVGYLFARSPKVEWGYKMVIITDGPNPTEVTTINK